In Synechococcus sp. KORDI-52, one genomic interval encodes:
- a CDS encoding DM13 domain-containing protein, protein MVVKPQHSPFPLLLAALVFVACSAAFVHRVRPSTAHTSSSVDLVAFAAMQGSFRAAETPVQGGFRIHQEGSQLVLELSSDFKTNDLAPDLKITFSPSTTPLATSSPPAYPLRAGSYTVMAPLRSTSGAQRYVIPASIDLPRQGSILIWCEKFNATMAWAPLK, encoded by the coding sequence ATGGTCGTCAAGCCGCAGCATTCTCCGTTTCCCCTGCTTTTGGCGGCATTGGTCTTTGTGGCCTGCTCTGCCGCTTTTGTTCATCGTGTGCGGCCATCCACTGCCCATACATCTTCGTCGGTAGACCTCGTCGCGTTCGCGGCGATGCAAGGCAGTTTTCGTGCAGCCGAAACGCCTGTTCAAGGTGGCTTCCGAATCCATCAAGAAGGCTCGCAGCTGGTGCTTGAACTCAGCAGTGATTTCAAGACCAACGACCTGGCGCCGGATTTGAAAATCACATTTAGCCCGTCCACTACCCCGTTGGCGACGAGCAGTCCACCGGCCTACCCACTTCGTGCTGGGTCTTACACGGTCATGGCACCTTTGCGGTCTACTTCCGGTGCTCAGCGTTATGTGATTCCGGCATCGATCGATCTTCCCCGCCAAGGCTCCATTTTGATCTGGTGTGAGAAGTTCAATGCCACGATGGCGTGGGCACCCCTGAAGTGA
- a CDS encoding ecdysteroid 22-kinase family protein, translated as MSSFYRNFLDDYELRIESEALKAIALVIEHSEAIDAAMADRPATLVHGDLRVENVLFGRDASQRDVVLLDWGTPTRSMAALDFAYLIGGGVPMPARRGRLQELCTCWHQSLSSHGVKDYAFADAWADVQLAALRSLSSVLHLHNWQLDPNISSRAILLNDEWIERSCSLVVELEALEMLPSLA; from the coding sequence TTGTCATCGTTTTATCGCAACTTTTTGGATGACTATGAGTTGCGGATTGAGTCGGAGGCCCTCAAGGCGATCGCCCTTGTCATTGAGCATTCAGAGGCCATCGACGCCGCGATGGCGGATCGACCAGCAACCCTGGTTCATGGCGATTTGCGTGTTGAGAACGTGTTGTTCGGGAGGGATGCGTCGCAACGCGATGTCGTTTTGCTCGACTGGGGCACTCCCACCCGGTCGATGGCAGCCCTGGATTTCGCTTATCTCATCGGCGGCGGTGTTCCGATGCCTGCACGACGTGGTCGATTGCAAGAGCTTTGCACGTGTTGGCATCAGAGTTTGAGTTCGCATGGTGTGAAGGACTATGCGTTTGCCGACGCCTGGGCTGATGTGCAACTAGCAGCTCTTCGCAGTTTGAGTTCGGTGCTGCATCTTCATAACTGGCAGCTGGATCCCAACATCAGTTCCCGTGCGATTTTGCTGAATGATGAGTGGATTGAGAGATCCTGCTCCCTCGTTGTTGAGCTTGAGGCGTTGGAGATGCTGCCCTCTCTAGCTTGA
- a CDS encoding ecdysteroid 22-kinase family protein, producing MPSLPSGVPIDAEWLSEQLGLRVEGLEIEALGVPQGFASNTMRLRPRGDSGDLPSSLILKIDSDDPRSQEVALKLNCFRREMGFYRLFAPQLSSLVPLSYATGNGSSDEGRWLLMEDLSSMKVGNQVRDVSADACSQVLEVIGQIHARFWNSPALNGHDWLPDHQVWFQ from the coding sequence GTGCCCTCGCTTCCCTCTGGTGTACCCATTGATGCCGAATGGCTCAGCGAGCAGTTGGGCCTTCGTGTTGAAGGGCTTGAGATTGAGGCTTTGGGCGTGCCTCAGGGGTTTGCATCCAACACCATGCGTCTGCGGCCCAGGGGGGATTCTGGGGACCTGCCCTCATCCCTGATTCTCAAGATTGATAGTGATGATCCCCGCAGCCAGGAAGTGGCGTTGAAGTTGAATTGCTTTCGCCGGGAAATGGGGTTTTATCGCTTGTTTGCCCCGCAGCTCTCCTCGTTGGTACCGCTCTCCTATGCGACGGGCAATGGCTCCAGCGATGAAGGGCGCTGGTTGCTGATGGAGGACCTTTCGTCCATGAAGGTCGGCAACCAGGTGCGCGATGTGAGCGCTGATGCTTGTTCTCAGGTGCTTGAAGTCATTGGGCAGATTCATGCCAGATTCTGGAATTCTCCTGCCCTGAATGGGCATGACTGGCTGCCTGATCATCAGGTTTGGTTTCAATGA
- a CDS encoding iron-containing alcohol dehydrogenase, which translates to MHGLALVLPFPQAQLLVGRGSVQTLAAEVRRRRWSRPLLVTDQTLIELGVAQHLLDHLTAIDVRCAVYHQVEENPSLSCVEQGLQHYRNEGCDSLIAVGGGSVIDVAKGIGARAGNPWLSLRWMEGLFRVLLPPPPLSCVPTTAGSGSDASIAAVLTDPANGRKLTIADFKLMPRLVAIDPMLMLALPPAVTAASGMDALTHAVESYIGRNATPFSENKALSALRRIAAWLPQAYRQGNHEQARLEMALAAHEAGQAFTRTNVGYAHAIAHALGCTYAIPHGLANAMALPEVLRWSQPCCEQRLASLARELGLGERNAADGDGELATRFIVWVENLNSQLGIPAAVASLHSNDIPAISRRILQEAHPSYPVPRLLNHADCEALLRRLQLRDTINDLQSPTQ; encoded by the coding sequence TTGCATGGACTGGCCCTGGTCCTTCCCTTTCCGCAAGCCCAGCTGCTGGTGGGTCGCGGAAGCGTTCAGACGCTCGCTGCTGAAGTTCGACGTCGACGTTGGTCCCGCCCCCTGCTGGTCACCGACCAGACATTGATTGAGCTTGGAGTCGCGCAGCATCTGCTCGACCATTTGACAGCCATAGATGTCCGCTGCGCCGTCTACCACCAGGTGGAGGAGAACCCCTCCCTCAGCTGTGTGGAACAGGGACTCCAGCACTACCGCAACGAAGGCTGCGACAGTCTGATCGCCGTCGGCGGCGGATCCGTGATCGACGTTGCCAAGGGCATTGGCGCCCGAGCAGGCAACCCCTGGCTCTCTCTGCGCTGGATGGAGGGTCTGTTCCGGGTGCTGCTGCCTCCTCCACCGCTGAGCTGTGTTCCCACCACTGCCGGTTCCGGCTCCGACGCCTCTATCGCAGCGGTGTTGACCGACCCGGCGAACGGACGAAAGCTCACCATCGCCGATTTCAAGCTGATGCCACGGCTTGTTGCGATCGATCCCATGTTGATGCTGGCACTTCCACCGGCCGTGACCGCTGCCAGTGGCATGGATGCCCTCACCCATGCAGTGGAGTCCTACATCGGCCGCAATGCCACACCGTTCAGTGAGAACAAGGCCCTTTCCGCCCTGCGACGCATCGCCGCCTGGCTGCCTCAGGCCTACCGCCAGGGGAACCATGAACAGGCACGACTGGAAATGGCCCTGGCAGCCCACGAGGCGGGACAAGCATTCACCCGCACCAATGTGGGCTACGCCCATGCCATCGCCCATGCCCTGGGCTGCACCTACGCCATTCCCCATGGCCTAGCCAATGCCATGGCACTGCCGGAAGTGCTGCGTTGGTCGCAACCATGCTGCGAGCAGCGGCTCGCCAGCCTGGCTCGAGAGCTTGGCCTTGGTGAGAGGAACGCGGCCGATGGAGATGGAGAGCTCGCCACGCGATTCATCGTCTGGGTGGAAAACCTCAATTCACAGCTGGGTATCCCGGCGGCCGTGGCATCACTGCACAGCAATGACATCCCGGCCATCAGCCGCAGGATCCTGCAGGAAGCCCATCCCAGCTATCCGGTGCCACGCCTGCTGAATCACGCCGACTGCGAAGCCTTGCTGCGGCGTTTACAGCTCAGAGACACCATCAACGACCTGCAATCGCCCACACAGTGA
- a CDS encoding Coq4 family protein encodes MIAPTNRSLLKRLAVDLAALCSDPNDLDHAFDLLNATYSTDVAQAARDRLKTHPAISPLVSQRYWGDWPALSQLIAMPAGSLGHVYGLFKASQGLDDLPPPELPDAIRGDDAYLQMRIRQTHDLWHVVAGLPITLAGEAAANGLTTEQLRWPGSALLIAADLVHRVSDADPAEGGAVDVGVAIAYGLNLGAQAQPFLAQRWEEGWQTPLSQWRDRLGIRRLLQSSPFPLLPGEAVRD; translated from the coding sequence TTGATCGCACCGACCAATCGCTCCCTGTTGAAACGCCTGGCTGTCGACCTGGCTGCCCTCTGCAGTGATCCTAATGATCTCGATCATGCCTTTGATCTCCTCAATGCCACCTACTCCACCGACGTGGCACAGGCGGCCCGTGATCGCCTCAAGACCCATCCGGCGATTTCGCCACTGGTTTCTCAGCGTTACTGGGGGGATTGGCCAGCCCTGTCTCAGTTGATCGCGATGCCGGCTGGATCATTGGGACACGTCTACGGTTTGTTCAAGGCCTCGCAGGGGTTGGATGATCTGCCCCCGCCAGAACTTCCCGATGCGATACGGGGCGACGACGCCTACCTTCAGATGCGCATCCGCCAGACCCATGATCTCTGGCATGTGGTCGCCGGGCTGCCGATCACACTGGCTGGTGAGGCAGCGGCCAATGGTCTGACCACGGAACAGCTGCGCTGGCCTGGCAGTGCCTTGTTGATCGCGGCCGATTTGGTTCATCGCGTCAGCGATGCTGATCCGGCTGAGGGTGGAGCTGTGGACGTGGGCGTGGCCATCGCCTACGGCCTCAATCTTGGTGCCCAGGCCCAACCCTTTCTGGCTCAGCGGTGGGAGGAGGGTTGGCAGACCCCTCTGAGTCAGTGGCGTGACCGGCTGGGAATTCGTCGGCTTCTGCAGTCCAGCCCATTTCCGCTTCTGCCGGGAGAGGCCGTTCGTGACTGA
- a CDS encoding sigma-70 family RNA polymerase sigma factor, protein MTSEHEIHPEVLGRLFDDHAAAVYRLAFSLLSQRQDAEDLTHDVFLRFQRGGFNSERGSIRQYLLLLTRSMALNRLNQQHNRRRILECFRPGCGQQDPIDLQAMNERVELELALSQLSPREQQILAMNYHKGVSQSTIATTLSLPLGTVKTISRRALIKLRNALVSREVS, encoded by the coding sequence GTGACCTCTGAGCATGAGATCCACCCAGAGGTGTTGGGGCGTCTCTTCGACGACCATGCCGCTGCGGTGTATCGCCTGGCCTTCAGTCTTCTCTCTCAACGCCAGGACGCCGAAGATCTCACCCATGATGTCTTCCTGCGGTTTCAACGCGGCGGCTTCAATTCGGAACGCGGTTCGATCCGTCAATACCTCCTTCTGTTGACCCGATCCATGGCCCTGAACCGATTGAATCAACAGCACAATCGCCGCCGCATTCTCGAGTGCTTCAGACCTGGTTGCGGGCAACAAGACCCCATCGATCTGCAGGCCATGAATGAACGCGTCGAGCTTGAGCTGGCTCTGTCTCAGCTCTCGCCCCGCGAACAACAGATTCTTGCCATGAACTACCACAAAGGCGTCAGCCAAAGCACGATTGCGACCACACTGAGCCTGCCCTTGGGCACCGTGAAGACGATCAGCCGTCGCGCGTTGATCAAACTCCGCAATGCACTGGTCTCTCGCGAGGTGAGTTGA
- a CDS encoding alpha/beta fold hydrolase translates to MPSLLLIHPIGVGLSSRFWERFIRRWQRDDPEAVLMAPDLIGCGQAPSSRDPLTPEDWAEPLAAMLRERNSGPVVLVTQGTSLPIALALLERVPELVCGLAAISPPGWHVLHQPFPIERSRRLWRWLFRGPIGNLFYRYARRRRFLLSFSRKNLFARAEAVDEEWLQTLSEGSRAMNTRWAVYSFLAGFWRRDWEPQLTGLTLPLQVVFGTSATGIGRSRSWDDLNERLATYRQKLPHAVIETIPGRNVLPYESTEACVNSVRRWFSEQHWR, encoded by the coding sequence ATGCCATCTCTGCTGCTGATTCACCCGATTGGCGTGGGGCTGTCCTCCCGCTTCTGGGAACGGTTCATCCGGCGTTGGCAACGCGACGACCCCGAGGCCGTATTGATGGCTCCGGATCTAATCGGCTGCGGTCAGGCCCCCAGCAGTCGCGATCCCCTCACACCAGAGGACTGGGCAGAACCACTGGCAGCCATGCTGCGGGAGCGCAACAGCGGGCCCGTGGTGCTCGTCACCCAGGGGACCTCGCTTCCCATCGCTCTTGCCCTGCTTGAACGGGTGCCGGAACTGGTCTGCGGACTGGCAGCAATCAGTCCACCGGGATGGCATGTGTTGCATCAACCGTTTCCGATCGAGCGTTCCCGGCGGCTCTGGCGCTGGCTCTTCCGCGGCCCCATCGGCAACCTGTTCTATCGCTACGCGCGGCGGCGCCGCTTCCTGCTGAGCTTCTCTCGAAAAAACCTCTTCGCACGAGCGGAAGCCGTTGATGAGGAATGGTTGCAAACCTTGAGTGAAGGGTCTCGCGCGATGAACACCAGATGGGCGGTCTACTCATTTTTGGCCGGCTTCTGGCGGCGCGACTGGGAACCTCAGCTCACCGGCCTGACCCTGCCCTTGCAGGTGGTGTTCGGAACATCCGCGACGGGCATCGGCCGTTCACGCAGCTGGGATGATCTCAACGAGCGTCTCGCCACGTACCGGCAGAAGCTGCCCCATGCCGTGATCGAAACCATCCCTGGCAGGAATGTTCTCCCCTATGAATCCACCGAGGCCTGCGTCAATTCCGTCAGACGATGGTTCTCAGAGCAGCACTGGAGGTGA
- a CDS encoding cytochrome c biogenesis CcdA family protein, producing MSRRKQIAVLAVIAAALVVAAGPIELAVLSISQSYAEWLNRWSNSHAWATLGLPVLAFGGGLIASVSPCVLALLPVQLSYLGAHRQQQPNPGKVIQFSLGVVTAYSLLGLFTSLAGTLLIDHRGGLLITAGVIVICMALQLKGWGPRIPWNRLNLSPKGDLNRIKHLPVGAFVIGFTFALVTSPCASPVLAAVVSVSAATGSPLLATVAMVSYAIGYSMVILLAGLGVELGGLRRQLLAHGNQVSGISAMVLCSFGVIYVWSGFQNLQLMGSL from the coding sequence TTGTCCCGTCGAAAACAGATCGCAGTTCTTGCTGTGATCGCAGCCGCTCTTGTGGTTGCAGCAGGCCCGATTGAGTTGGCTGTTCTATCCATCAGCCAAAGCTATGCCGAATGGCTCAACCGCTGGAGCAACAGTCATGCCTGGGCGACGCTGGGATTGCCTGTGCTGGCCTTCGGGGGCGGATTGATTGCCAGCGTGTCGCCCTGCGTGCTGGCACTTCTGCCCGTTCAGCTTTCCTATCTCGGTGCTCATCGGCAGCAACAGCCAAACCCCGGCAAGGTGATCCAGTTCAGCCTTGGCGTGGTGACGGCTTACAGCCTGCTCGGATTATTCACATCGTTAGCAGGAACGTTGCTGATTGACCATCGCGGCGGGTTGTTGATCACGGCAGGTGTGATCGTGATCTGCATGGCGTTGCAACTGAAAGGGTGGGGTCCACGGATTCCATGGAATCGTCTGAATCTCAGCCCCAAAGGTGATCTCAACCGGATCAAACACCTGCCGGTCGGGGCCTTTGTGATTGGGTTCACGTTTGCGCTGGTCACATCCCCCTGTGCCAGCCCTGTGCTGGCGGCAGTGGTCAGTGTCTCCGCAGCCACTGGCTCGCCTCTTCTGGCCACCGTGGCCATGGTGTCGTACGCCATTGGCTACAGCATGGTGATTCTGCTGGCGGGTTTAGGCGTTGAACTCGGTGGTTTGCGGCGTCAATTGCTCGCCCATGGCAACCAGGTCTCGGGAATCAGCGCCATGGTTCTGTGCAGCTTCGGGGTGATCTACGTCTGGAGCGGATTTCAAAATCTGCAGCTGATGGGTTCTCTGTGA
- a CDS encoding cytochrome P450, with translation MRTDVKQIPELHVPPYRQVLEAILRPIAYYRRCFRASSGVIRVRMSPTLPPRQVLISDPAVIKDLINHDGGPSISAPGELNGLLSQVVGQHSIILLSPAMHRQRRKLLTPPFHGERLKAYGSLITALAEQVMADLSPGDVFDARSRMQRITMRVILTAVFGLHDGESMRQVEQTLNASLGIRSGRLGSLLLFFPFLRRDLGSWSPGGRIKAAEAAVRRVLLGQITARRRALECSRADDQPVDILSLLLACTDEQGQGLSDDELHDELFTLLFAGHETTATALTWALHWLHRRPDVRRRLLEELDGLPDPDDPEAITRLPYLSAVVSEVLRIHPVAMLMFPRRVEQAVTMGGFVFHPGDVLLVCIQALHERSDLYPDPLRFNPDRFVGRSYGSHEFLSFGAGSRRCIGAALAAYEMKLILVSLLRGANYRLTSPSDRDNKPRRRGFTLGPSNPVRLQVVAMRR, from the coding sequence ATGCGCACTGACGTGAAGCAGATTCCTGAGTTGCACGTACCGCCTTACCGTCAGGTTCTGGAAGCGATCCTTCGGCCGATTGCCTATTACCGGCGTTGCTTCCGTGCGTCTTCGGGTGTGATTCGGGTTCGAATGTCGCCCACATTGCCGCCTCGGCAGGTGCTGATCAGTGACCCGGCGGTGATCAAGGATCTGATCAATCACGATGGTGGCCCTTCCATCAGCGCACCGGGTGAGCTCAACGGCCTGTTGTCGCAGGTGGTTGGTCAGCACTCGATCATTCTCTTATCGCCTGCGATGCATCGCCAGCGTCGCAAACTCCTGACGCCGCCGTTTCACGGTGAACGCCTCAAGGCCTACGGCTCCTTGATCACGGCCCTGGCCGAACAGGTGATGGCCGACCTTTCACCGGGGGATGTTTTCGATGCCCGCTCTCGGATGCAACGCATCACGATGCGCGTCATCCTCACCGCCGTGTTTGGGTTGCACGACGGCGAATCCATGCGCCAGGTCGAACAAACGTTGAACGCGAGTCTGGGCATTCGCTCTGGGCGCTTGGGTTCCCTGCTGCTTTTCTTCCCCTTCCTGCGTCGAGACCTTGGGTCTTGGAGCCCCGGCGGGCGCATCAAAGCTGCGGAGGCCGCCGTACGCCGCGTGCTGCTTGGGCAAATCACGGCACGACGTCGTGCACTGGAGTGTTCCAGGGCAGATGATCAACCGGTCGACATCCTCAGCTTGCTGTTGGCGTGCACCGACGAACAGGGGCAAGGTCTGAGCGATGACGAGCTCCACGATGAACTCTTCACCCTGCTGTTCGCTGGCCATGAGACCACGGCCACCGCACTCACCTGGGCACTTCACTGGTTACATCGCCGTCCAGACGTCCGACGCCGTCTGCTGGAGGAGCTGGACGGGCTTCCCGATCCCGACGATCCGGAGGCGATCACCAGACTTCCTTACCTCTCGGCTGTGGTGAGCGAGGTGCTGCGGATTCATCCGGTGGCCATGCTCATGTTTCCGCGTCGGGTGGAGCAAGCCGTGACCATGGGCGGCTTCGTCTTCCATCCCGGTGACGTGTTGCTCGTCTGCATTCAGGCTTTGCACGAACGCAGTGATCTGTATCCGGATCCGCTCCGCTTCAATCCTGATCGCTTCGTCGGACGCAGCTACGGCTCCCACGAATTCCTGAGTTTCGGGGCCGGTTCCAGGCGCTGCATCGGCGCGGCTTTGGCCGCGTATGAAATGAAGCTGATTCTCGTGAGCTTGCTTCGAGGTGCCAATTACCGGTTGACGTCCCCCAGCGATCGGGACAACAAACCACGCCGGCGTGGTTTCACGCTGGGCCCGTCAAATCCCGTGCGTCTGCAGGTGGTGGCGATGAGGCGTTGA
- a CDS encoding alpha-keto acid decarboxylase family protein: protein MSPSVVTYALDRLADLGIGHVFGVPGDYAFPINDAVEVHPRLQWVPSANELNAAYAADGYARRRGAGIVCTTYGVGELSALNGLMGAMAERLPVFHLVGTPSQRIVRQGLICHHTLGDQTYDRFEAISASASCVSARLTPENAVIELERVIDKALEESKPAYLTFPMDLALMPITGKPIQGSPIGQVDQHASVSRELEAVLDLLEARIGAASNPVVLPTITLKRFGLVPALERFLEASGLAYATTPMDKSLLSEDHPAFLGMYNGHRSTPASLGKVVEEADLLLDLGGLVLEDLNTGLWSGSLDSNRLIAVHADWVQAGHQVFTSVSISDVLAGLTERLRKASPSLSSWGDQRVVQPAALLPLSEAMDQPTDSASFYPLLQRFLRPTDLLVSDTGTCLLKLNSIRLPAGVAMESQTLWSSIGWGTPSALGCALAEPERRVVLVTGDGAHQLTMQEIGVMGFTDVKPVVIVLNNGLYGVEALISETGHAYNDLPPWRYAEIPSTLGCEGWWCGRAATVAELEEALTSINAHQGAAYLEVVIPAEESQPLEEEVIETMHQTMTPDSTSHN from the coding sequence ATGTCTCCCTCTGTCGTGACCTATGCCCTCGATCGCCTCGCCGATCTCGGCATCGGCCATGTCTTCGGTGTTCCCGGCGACTATGCCTTCCCAATCAACGATGCCGTGGAGGTGCATCCGCGGTTGCAGTGGGTGCCGTCGGCCAATGAACTGAATGCTGCCTATGCGGCTGATGGCTACGCCCGCCGACGAGGGGCTGGCATTGTCTGCACCACCTATGGCGTGGGGGAACTCAGTGCACTCAATGGCCTGATGGGTGCCATGGCCGAACGTCTTCCCGTCTTTCATTTGGTCGGCACACCCAGTCAACGGATCGTGCGCCAGGGGCTGATCTGTCATCACACCCTCGGAGATCAAACCTATGACCGTTTTGAAGCGATCTCTGCGAGCGCAAGTTGTGTCAGCGCCAGGCTCACACCTGAAAACGCCGTCATCGAACTGGAACGGGTGATTGACAAGGCTCTGGAGGAATCAAAGCCTGCTTATCTCACCTTTCCGATGGATCTGGCGCTGATGCCGATCACCGGTAAGCCGATCCAGGGATCTCCAATCGGCCAGGTTGATCAACACGCAAGTGTGAGCCGGGAACTGGAGGCCGTCCTCGATCTCCTGGAGGCAAGGATTGGCGCAGCATCCAATCCCGTGGTGCTCCCCACCATCACCCTGAAACGTTTCGGTCTTGTGCCTGCCCTGGAACGTTTCCTCGAGGCATCCGGCCTGGCCTATGCAACAACGCCGATGGACAAGTCGCTCCTGAGTGAAGACCATCCCGCTTTCCTTGGGATGTACAACGGCCATCGATCGACGCCCGCAAGCCTTGGCAAGGTCGTGGAAGAGGCTGATCTGCTGCTCGATCTGGGTGGATTGGTCCTGGAGGACCTCAACACAGGCCTCTGGAGTGGATCACTTGATTCCAACCGACTCATCGCGGTGCATGCCGACTGGGTGCAGGCAGGGCATCAGGTGTTCACGAGCGTCAGCATCAGCGATGTCCTTGCCGGGTTGACAGAACGCCTTCGGAAAGCGTCGCCGAGTCTGTCCTCCTGGGGAGATCAGAGGGTTGTACAACCGGCTGCGTTGCTTCCCCTCAGTGAAGCCATGGATCAGCCCACCGATTCGGCGAGCTTCTACCCCCTACTTCAACGATTTCTACGCCCCACTGACCTTTTGGTGTCCGATACCGGCACCTGCCTGTTGAAACTCAATTCCATCCGGTTACCCGCAGGGGTGGCCATGGAAAGTCAGACCCTCTGGTCATCGATCGGGTGGGGAACACCATCGGCTCTGGGATGCGCCCTTGCTGAACCGGAGCGCAGGGTCGTTCTGGTCACCGGCGATGGCGCCCACCAACTCACGATGCAGGAGATCGGGGTGATGGGGTTCACCGATGTGAAGCCTGTGGTGATCGTTCTCAACAATGGCCTGTATGGCGTGGAGGCCTTGATCAGTGAGACCGGGCACGCCTACAACGATTTGCCCCCCTGGCGTTATGCCGAGATCCCGTCAACGCTTGGATGCGAAGGTTGGTGGTGCGGGCGAGCGGCAACCGTTGCCGAACTGGAGGAGGCATTGACCTCAATCAACGCGCATCAGGGGGCGGCGTACCTGGAAGTGGTCATACCGGCAGAAGAGAGCCAGCCCCTGGAGGAAGAGGTGATTGAAACCATGCATCAAACAATGACCCCGGATTCCACGTCGCACAACTGA
- a CDS encoding thioredoxin domain-containing protein, protein MSTGALHTSPAHAATPLPAPLQGKPVVVEIVASWCSACQTIKPVMQTLRQQEGDAVHWVRFDVTNPASTQQAADRAEHLGLGPLFKRHRSQTSQVSVINPETGQAVKTFRAQPNLDSYLKAIATTRSMIGS, encoded by the coding sequence ATGTCAACCGGCGCACTCCACACCTCACCTGCCCATGCCGCCACTCCACTTCCAGCACCGCTACAGGGCAAACCAGTGGTCGTTGAGATTGTTGCGTCATGGTGCAGCGCTTGCCAGACCATCAAGCCGGTGATGCAGACCCTCCGCCAGCAAGAAGGCGACGCGGTGCACTGGGTGCGTTTTGATGTGACAAATCCCGCTTCCACACAACAAGCTGCTGATCGCGCAGAACACCTCGGACTGGGCCCATTATTCAAGCGCCACCGCAGCCAGACCAGTCAGGTGAGCGTGATCAACCCCGAAACAGGACAGGCCGTCAAAACATTTCGAGCCCAACCCAATCTGGATTCCTATCTCAAAGCCATCGCAACCACCCGTTCGATGATCGGCAGTTAG
- a CDS encoding anti-sigma factor, producing MASNPNTNREFSKRNELLAGQVLGNLSADERASLTEHQPRSAEEQSLLEELQTAHSRMEHHCPPPLSETVKERLLNSAYRARTSHPERWIIGGLLLILTLTGGELYRSKLKLAQQTPTSPSVALRTEDLAIALHATKPGAMNQAHGEVVIRPGQGSNLLRVNHLPQAPQGRLYRLWALTPDGMKGCVHFLPDPQGKIEMSIPPQPTGSATQLLISLDPLSSRENVDSQPVEPVLTSAI from the coding sequence ATGGCCTCAAATCCCAACACGAACAGAGAATTCAGCAAGAGGAATGAACTGCTTGCCGGCCAGGTCCTGGGAAACCTCAGTGCAGATGAACGGGCGTCTTTGACGGAACATCAGCCACGGTCAGCAGAAGAGCAGTCACTGCTTGAAGAGCTGCAAACAGCGCACAGCCGTATGGAGCATCATTGCCCCCCTCCGCTCTCGGAGACGGTCAAAGAGCGACTGTTGAACTCGGCTTACAGGGCAAGAACGTCTCATCCTGAACGCTGGATCATTGGTGGATTGCTTCTGATTCTCACGTTGACTGGAGGGGAGCTTTATCGATCGAAGCTGAAGCTTGCACAGCAAACACCAACCTCGCCATCGGTTGCTCTACGGACAGAAGACCTCGCCATTGCACTTCACGCGACCAAGCCAGGTGCCATGAATCAGGCCCACGGCGAAGTCGTGATACGTCCGGGACAGGGGAGCAATCTTCTGCGGGTGAATCACTTACCACAAGCACCCCAAGGAAGGCTCTATCGACTTTGGGCCCTCACCCCAGATGGAATGAAAGGTTGTGTCCATTTTCTTCCTGATCCACAGGGAAAGATCGAGATGTCCATCCCGCCACAACCCACGGGATCAGCCACACAACTTTTGATCAGTCTTGACCCTCTTTCATCCCGTGAAAACGTTGATTCTCAACCCGTGGAACCGGTTCTCACGAGTGCCATCTGA